One part of the Anaeromyxobacter sp. Fw109-5 genome encodes these proteins:
- a CDS encoding APC family permease translates to MGAGGTSARRGDRDGAPRPSLARHDAIALVLGIVIGAGIFRAPSAVAASAPDAAAILAAWIAGGVVSLAGAMCYAELAAAYPHAGGDYHFLTRALGRPIAFLFAWARLTVIPTGSVAMLGFVFGDYAADLLGAPRASGPLAAALVVTLTLVNAAGLRVARRLQNLLTVALVLGLVAVIVTGFALPPAPPAAAHVPARPAFGLAMVFVLLAYGGWNEAAYVSTELRGGRRAIAITLVVSLLLVTVLYVLANVAYLRGLGVDRVRESSAVAADLLARGLGPAGAAAIAAIVIAAAVTSANATLLMGSRLVWAFGRDFPLFGSLGRWSERASSPVNAVLLQGAIALALVGLGTLSRRGFEAMVAYTAPVFWLFFLLTGISLFVLRRRDPAAARPFRVPLYPATPAVFCAACAFLLWSSLVHAGPGAIAGVAVLATGLAPMWLSLRRAQARPSPAA, encoded by the coding sequence ATGGGGGCGGGGGGAACGTCCGCGCGGCGAGGGGATCGGGACGGTGCGCCGCGCCCGTCGCTCGCGCGGCACGACGCGATCGCGCTGGTGCTCGGGATCGTCATCGGCGCGGGGATCTTCCGCGCGCCGTCCGCGGTCGCGGCGAGCGCGCCGGACGCCGCGGCGATCCTCGCGGCCTGGATCGCGGGCGGCGTCGTCTCCCTCGCCGGGGCGATGTGCTACGCGGAGCTCGCCGCCGCCTACCCGCACGCCGGCGGCGACTACCACTTCCTCACCCGCGCGCTGGGGCGCCCGATCGCCTTCCTCTTCGCGTGGGCGCGGCTGACGGTGATCCCCACCGGCTCCGTCGCGATGCTCGGCTTCGTGTTCGGAGACTACGCGGCCGACCTCCTCGGCGCGCCGCGCGCGAGCGGGCCGCTCGCCGCCGCCCTGGTCGTGACGCTGACGCTCGTGAACGCCGCGGGCCTCCGGGTCGCGCGCCGCCTGCAGAACCTCCTCACCGTCGCGCTCGTGCTCGGGCTCGTGGCGGTGATCGTGACGGGGTTCGCGCTCCCGCCGGCGCCGCCCGCCGCCGCGCATGTCCCGGCGCGGCCGGCGTTCGGCCTCGCCATGGTGTTCGTGCTGCTCGCGTACGGCGGGTGGAACGAGGCGGCCTACGTCTCGACCGAGCTGCGCGGGGGCCGGCGCGCCATCGCGATCACCCTCGTCGTCTCGCTCCTCCTCGTGACCGTGCTGTACGTGCTCGCGAACGTGGCGTACCTGCGCGGCCTGGGGGTCGACCGGGTTCGGGAGTCGAGCGCGGTGGCGGCCGACCTCCTCGCGCGCGGCCTCGGGCCGGCGGGCGCCGCGGCGATCGCGGCGATCGTCATCGCCGCGGCGGTGACGTCGGCGAACGCGACGCTGCTCATGGGCTCGCGGCTGGTGTGGGCCTTCGGTCGCGACTTCCCCCTCTTCGGCTCGCTGGGGCGGTGGAGCGAGCGCGCCTCCTCGCCCGTCAACGCCGTGCTGCTGCAGGGCGCGATCGCCCTCGCGCTGGTGGGGCTCGGCACCCTCTCCCGCCGCGGCTTCGAGGCGATGGTGGCGTACACGGCGCCGGTGTTCTGGCTGTTCTTCCTGCTCACCGGGATCTCGCTGTTCGTGCTCCGCCGCCGCGATCCCGCGGCGGCGCGCCCGTTCCGGGTCCCGCTCTACCCCGCCACGCCGGCCGTCTTCTGCGCGGCGTGCGCGTTCCTGTTGTGGTCGAGCCTCGTCCATGCCGGCCCCGGCGCCATCGCCGGCGTGGCGGTGCTCGCGACGGGGCTCGCACCCATGTGGCTCTCGCTGCGGCGGGCGCAGGCGCGCCCCTCCCCCGCGGCGTGA
- a CDS encoding class I SAM-dependent methyltransferase — MTARFEVPFSARRIAARAAAAATLAVALAGQARAQLAPPPGAAVEEAPSRIPDVVYVPTPERVVATMLDLAKVGPRDVVYDLGCGDGRIVVEAAKRGARKAIGVDIDPERIAEAREKVRAAGVGDRVEIREGDLFEMDFSDATVVTLYLLPDLNLRLRPKLLALPPGTRIVSHAFDMGDWAPQEVRQVDGKTVYFWTVPARPKAQARTAK; from the coding sequence ATGACCGCACGCTTCGAGGTCCCGTTCTCGGCGCGGCGCATCGCCGCGCGTGCCGCCGCCGCGGCCACCCTCGCCGTCGCGCTCGCGGGGCAGGCCCGCGCCCAGCTGGCACCGCCGCCCGGCGCGGCCGTCGAGGAGGCGCCCTCCCGGATCCCGGACGTGGTCTACGTGCCGACCCCTGAGCGCGTCGTCGCCACGATGCTCGACCTCGCGAAGGTCGGCCCCCGCGACGTGGTGTACGACCTCGGCTGCGGGGACGGCCGCATCGTCGTGGAGGCGGCGAAGCGCGGCGCCCGCAAGGCGATCGGCGTGGACATCGACCCGGAGCGGATCGCCGAGGCGCGCGAGAAGGTGCGCGCCGCGGGCGTAGGGGACCGGGTGGAGATCCGGGAGGGCGACCTCTTCGAGATGGACTTCTCCGACGCCACCGTCGTGACGCTCTACCTCCTGCCCGATCTCAACCTCAGGCTGCGACCGAAGCTCCTCGCCCTCCCGCCCGGCACCCGCATCGTCTCCCACGCCTTCGACATGGGCGACTGGGCGCCGCAGGAGGTCCGGCAGGTGGACGGCAAGACGGTCTACTTCTGGACCGTCCCCGCCCGCCCCAAGGCGCAGGCCCGGACCGCGAAGTAG
- a CDS encoding carboxyl transferase domain-containing protein yields the protein MHERNGLGRVAVVDPSEAARRVVRAVRALGREGLADGAVVVHAAEPRRAPAVREADEAVEALADVEETLRRARADAAWLGPAPVAERAAFAEACARAGVTHVGPPADALRWLAAPGALSALAERVGVLAGEAAGLARRIEVVVARDRAGAARVIGVGDASLRAAGTTSLVESPPAGLAPEVVERARSLGLSVAAEAGWVGVCGVELAVDAAGRISLSAIGATPASAPAVEEANGADLVRLALRLAAGQPLDAAAPPPAAAHALAARVVAAGAPAGRVEVLRLPSGPGVRTDAALDEGDDAPAGAVIATVIARAEERREALERLVQALAESDVLLRGAAPSTAWLRALCGRAEIRAGRFGAGLLDALSSAGEPAVPQRPEVAVVAAALEAYDAELDLERARFIVEARRGRPRVGPSSGRSIELRHGGRRHRLDVRQVATDAYRVVQAGGAPLELRVERLGAHERRLAWRGGHARLLVASDGRRQLVQVDGVPHVVRLDPAGVVASPLPAVVVAIPVAPGQRVSAGEPIARVESMKVEMVVPAPYGGVVREVLAVPNAQVDTGAPLVRLDPEGEGAPEPAAPPLSLAAAAPVEPADAGGRYLVALAELQRLVLGFDVSTAEARRLAAAWRELAGAAPHGDASTLRAESAVVAAFADVQSLYGRARPAAEDGGAKPPLEELWRYLHEPEARGAGLAPSFVTALRRALSHYGLSLEVPGGALEVALLRMQKAYERAEEQLAPLLGILERWLAAPDAPAALAPREQLDRLAAVGEERFRALADLAREVRYRRHDQPGIDRLAAETYAQAEADLARLQDAEAAEREALVERIVQCPQSIATLLVSRMAEAAPPLRARLVETLLRRYYRDRALGPVELGGVEGLACAWADYDLDGQRFRVIAAFALPGELDQSVRRLARLAAEVPADRAVAVELYVWHDGPVEGPDAAAERLRAALTQAAFTRALRRASFLLAIRGRGLGRQASQEHFTFRGGPAEWIEDRRHRGVHPMLFKRMQLGRLAGFELERLPSVEDVYLYRGVAREAPRDERLFAVAEVRAIAPVRDASGRVVQMPHVERMLHEALAGMRRFQARRAPGQRLEWNRVLLTVGPPLPLTPEEIRGLADRMAPAAAGLGLEMVLIDARIPDPATGEPRRTLLRFLADDRGGVSIRWDEPTDRPLEPMAEYEQRVVQLRRRGLTHPFEIVKLLAPPRGGQSSVPPGEFVEHDLDAGGALAPVDRPPGKNAANVVAGTVRSFTPSHPEGMLRVVLLGDPSRAMGSLAEPECRRIEAALALAERLGVPLEWFAVSAGARISMESGTENMDWISRVLRRIVEFTQRGGELNVIVVGINVGAQPYWNAEATMLMHTRGILVMTPGSAMVLTGKEALEYSGSVSAEDNRGIGGYERIMGPNGQAQYQAGSVAEAIDLLMRHYAHAYVVPGERFPRRVPTADPLDRDVRSSPHGPEGGAGFDTIGDVFSAERNPDRKKPFDIRRVMAACVDQDHPPLERWPDLRGGETAVVWDAHLGGFPVCLVGIESRPLPRLEFVPADGPELWSAGTLFPQSSKKIARALSSASGNRPVVVLANLSGFDGSPESMRRLQLEYGAEIGRAVVNFRGPIVFCVVSRYHGGAFVVFSKALRDDMEVVAVEGARASVIGGAPAAAVVFAREVDTRARKDPRVLEAERAAAAGGSRLHLEDVLAAVRAEKVGEVAEEFDAIHTVERALRVGSLDRVIPAGQLRPYLVDAVARGIARAGR from the coding sequence GTGCACGAGCGCAACGGGCTGGGCCGAGTCGCGGTGGTGGACCCGAGCGAGGCGGCGCGCCGCGTCGTGCGGGCCGTGCGTGCGCTGGGCCGGGAGGGGCTCGCGGACGGCGCAGTGGTGGTGCACGCCGCCGAGCCGCGGCGCGCCCCGGCGGTGCGCGAGGCGGACGAGGCGGTCGAGGCCCTCGCCGACGTGGAGGAGACGCTCCGGCGCGCGCGCGCCGACGCGGCCTGGCTCGGGCCCGCCCCGGTCGCGGAGCGGGCCGCCTTCGCGGAGGCGTGCGCCCGCGCCGGCGTGACGCACGTCGGCCCGCCCGCCGACGCGCTGCGCTGGCTGGCGGCGCCCGGGGCGCTCTCCGCGCTCGCCGAGAGGGTGGGCGTGCTCGCCGGCGAGGCGGCCGGTCTCGCCAGGCGCATCGAGGTCGTCGTCGCACGCGACCGGGCCGGCGCGGCGCGCGTGATCGGCGTCGGGGACGCCTCCCTCCGCGCCGCCGGAACCACCTCCCTCGTCGAGTCGCCACCCGCCGGGCTGGCGCCGGAGGTGGTGGAGCGCGCGCGCTCGCTCGGCCTGAGCGTGGCCGCCGAGGCGGGTTGGGTCGGCGTGTGCGGGGTGGAGCTCGCAGTCGACGCCGCGGGGCGCATCTCCCTCTCCGCCATCGGCGCCACCCCCGCCTCCGCGCCCGCCGTCGAGGAGGCGAACGGCGCCGACCTCGTGAGGCTCGCGCTGCGGCTCGCGGCCGGGCAGCCGCTCGACGCCGCCGCGCCGCCCCCGGCCGCGGCTCACGCGCTGGCGGCCCGCGTGGTCGCAGCGGGAGCCCCCGCAGGGCGGGTCGAGGTGCTCCGGCTCCCCTCGGGGCCGGGCGTGCGCACCGACGCGGCCCTCGACGAGGGCGACGACGCCCCCGCGGGCGCGGTGATCGCGACGGTGATCGCGCGCGCGGAGGAGCGCCGCGAGGCGCTCGAGCGGCTCGTGCAGGCGCTCGCGGAGAGCGACGTGCTCCTCCGCGGCGCGGCGCCCTCGACGGCATGGCTCCGCGCCCTCTGCGGGCGAGCGGAGATCCGCGCCGGACGTTTCGGCGCCGGGCTCCTCGACGCGCTGTCCTCCGCCGGGGAGCCGGCGGTGCCGCAGCGCCCGGAGGTCGCCGTCGTCGCGGCCGCGCTCGAGGCGTACGACGCCGAGCTGGACCTGGAGCGGGCGCGCTTCATCGTCGAGGCGCGGCGCGGGCGGCCTCGCGTGGGTCCCTCCTCTGGACGGAGCATCGAGCTCCGCCACGGGGGCCGCCGTCATCGCCTCGACGTCCGGCAGGTCGCCACCGACGCCTACCGTGTCGTCCAGGCGGGTGGCGCGCCGCTCGAGCTCCGGGTCGAGCGGCTCGGCGCCCACGAGCGCCGGCTCGCGTGGCGCGGCGGCCACGCGCGGCTCCTCGTCGCGAGCGACGGGCGGCGCCAGCTCGTCCAGGTCGACGGCGTTCCCCACGTCGTGCGGCTCGACCCGGCGGGCGTCGTGGCCTCGCCCTTGCCGGCGGTGGTGGTGGCGATCCCGGTCGCTCCCGGGCAGCGCGTGTCGGCGGGTGAGCCCATCGCGCGCGTCGAGTCGATGAAGGTCGAGATGGTGGTGCCCGCGCCGTACGGGGGGGTCGTGCGCGAGGTCCTCGCCGTCCCGAACGCCCAGGTCGACACCGGCGCGCCGCTCGTCAGGCTCGACCCCGAGGGCGAGGGCGCGCCGGAGCCGGCCGCTCCTCCGCTCTCCCTCGCCGCGGCGGCGCCCGTGGAGCCCGCCGACGCGGGCGGCCGCTACCTCGTCGCGCTCGCCGAGCTCCAGCGGCTGGTGCTCGGCTTCGACGTGAGCACGGCCGAGGCGCGCCGGCTCGCGGCCGCCTGGCGCGAGCTCGCGGGCGCCGCGCCGCACGGCGACGCGAGCACCCTGCGCGCCGAGTCGGCCGTGGTCGCCGCCTTCGCGGACGTTCAGTCGCTCTACGGCCGCGCCCGCCCGGCGGCGGAGGACGGCGGCGCGAAGCCCCCGCTCGAGGAGCTGTGGCGTTACCTCCACGAGCCCGAGGCGCGAGGCGCCGGGCTCGCGCCGTCGTTCGTCACGGCCCTGCGGCGCGCGCTCTCGCACTACGGCCTCTCGCTCGAGGTGCCCGGGGGGGCGCTCGAGGTGGCGCTGCTGCGCATGCAGAAGGCGTACGAGCGCGCGGAGGAGCAGCTCGCGCCGCTGCTCGGCATCCTCGAGCGGTGGCTCGCCGCGCCGGACGCGCCGGCCGCGCTCGCGCCGCGCGAGCAGCTCGACCGGCTCGCCGCGGTCGGCGAGGAGCGCTTCCGGGCGCTCGCCGACCTCGCGCGGGAGGTGCGCTACCGCCGTCACGACCAGCCCGGCATCGATCGCTTGGCCGCGGAGACGTACGCCCAGGCCGAGGCGGACCTGGCGCGGCTCCAGGACGCGGAGGCCGCGGAGCGCGAGGCGCTCGTCGAGCGGATCGTCCAGTGCCCCCAGTCGATCGCGACGCTGCTCGTCTCGCGCATGGCGGAGGCCGCGCCGCCGCTCCGGGCGCGGCTCGTCGAGACCCTGCTCCGGCGTTACTACCGCGACCGGGCGCTCGGGCCCGTCGAGCTCGGCGGCGTCGAGGGGCTCGCCTGCGCCTGGGCGGACTACGACCTCGACGGGCAGCGCTTCCGGGTGATCGCCGCCTTCGCGCTCCCCGGCGAGCTCGACCAGTCGGTGCGGCGGCTCGCGCGGCTCGCCGCCGAGGTCCCCGCGGACCGCGCGGTGGCGGTCGAGCTGTACGTCTGGCACGACGGGCCGGTGGAAGGCCCCGACGCTGCGGCCGAGCGGCTACGCGCCGCGCTCACGCAGGCCGCGTTCACGCGCGCGCTGCGACGCGCGTCGTTCCTGCTCGCGATCCGCGGTCGCGGCCTCGGCCGCCAGGCGAGCCAGGAGCACTTCACGTTCCGCGGCGGGCCGGCGGAGTGGATCGAGGATCGCCGTCACCGCGGCGTGCACCCCATGCTGTTCAAGCGGATGCAGCTCGGCCGGCTCGCGGGCTTCGAGCTCGAGCGCCTCCCCTCGGTGGAGGACGTCTACCTGTACCGCGGCGTCGCGCGCGAGGCGCCGAGGGACGAGCGGCTCTTCGCGGTCGCCGAGGTGCGCGCCATCGCGCCGGTCCGCGACGCCTCCGGGCGCGTCGTGCAGATGCCCCACGTCGAGCGCATGCTGCACGAGGCCCTCGCGGGCATGCGCCGGTTCCAGGCGCGGCGCGCGCCGGGGCAGCGGCTCGAGTGGAACCGCGTCCTCCTGACGGTGGGCCCGCCCCTGCCGCTCACGCCGGAGGAGATCCGCGGGCTGGCGGACCGCATGGCCCCGGCGGCCGCGGGGCTCGGCCTCGAGATGGTGCTCATCGACGCCCGGATCCCGGATCCGGCCACGGGCGAGCCCCGGCGCACCCTGCTGCGCTTCCTCGCGGACGACCGGGGCGGCGTCTCGATCCGCTGGGACGAGCCCACGGACCGGCCGCTCGAGCCGATGGCGGAGTACGAGCAGCGGGTCGTGCAGCTCCGCCGCCGCGGCCTCACCCACCCGTTCGAGATCGTGAAGCTGCTCGCGCCCCCGCGCGGCGGCCAGAGCTCCGTACCGCCGGGCGAGTTCGTGGAGCACGACCTCGACGCCGGGGGCGCGCTCGCCCCGGTGGACCGGCCGCCGGGGAAGAACGCGGCGAACGTGGTCGCCGGCACGGTGCGCAGCTTCACGCCGAGTCACCCCGAGGGGATGCTCCGGGTGGTCCTGCTGGGTGATCCGAGCCGCGCGATGGGCTCGCTCGCGGAGCCGGAGTGCCGGCGCATCGAGGCGGCGCTCGCGCTCGCCGAGCGGCTCGGCGTGCCGCTCGAGTGGTTCGCGGTGTCGGCCGGCGCCAGGATCTCCATGGAGAGCGGCACCGAGAACATGGACTGGATCTCCCGCGTGCTGCGCCGCATCGTCGAGTTCACCCAGCGCGGCGGCGAGCTCAACGTGATCGTGGTGGGCATCAACGTCGGCGCCCAGCCGTACTGGAACGCCGAGGCCACGATGCTGATGCACACCCGCGGCATCCTGGTCATGACGCCGGGCTCGGCGATGGTGCTCACCGGGAAGGAGGCGCTCGAGTACTCCGGCAGCGTGTCCGCGGAGGACAACCGGGGCATCGGCGGGTACGAGCGGATCATGGGGCCGAACGGGCAGGCGCAGTATCAGGCTGGCAGCGTCGCCGAGGCCATCGACCTGCTGATGCGCCACTACGCGCACGCGTACGTCGTGCCGGGGGAGCGGTTCCCGCGGCGCGTGCCGACGGCCGACCCCCTGGACCGCGACGTGCGCTCGTCGCCCCACGGCCCCGAGGGAGGCGCCGGGTTCGACACGATCGGCGACGTGTTCAGCGCAGAGCGGAACCCGGATCGCAAGAAGCCGTTCGACATCCGGCGCGTGATGGCGGCCTGCGTGGACCAGGATCACCCGCCGCTCGAGCGCTGGCCCGACCTGCGCGGCGGCGAGACCGCCGTCGTGTGGGACGCGCACCTCGGCGGCTTCCCCGTCTGCCTCGTCGGCATCGAGTCGCGCCCGCTGCCGCGGCTCGAGTTCGTGCCCGCCGACGGCCCCGAGCTCTGGTCGGCCGGGACGCTCTTTCCCCAGTCCTCGAAGAAGATCGCGCGGGCGCTCTCCTCCGCGAGCGGGAACCGCCCGGTGGTGGTGCTCGCGAACCTCTCCGGCTTCGACGGCTCCCCCGAGTCGATGCGCCGCCTGCAGCTGGAGTACGGCGCGGAGATCGGGAGGGCGGTGGTGAACTTCCGGGGGCCCATCGTGTTCTGCGTGGTCTCGCGCTATCACGGCGGGGCGTTCGTGGTGTTCTCCAAGGCGTTGCGCGACGACATGGAGGTGGTGGCGGTGGAGGGGGCGCGCGCGTCGGTGATCGGCGGCGCTCCGGCCGCCGCGGTGGTGTTCGCGCGCGAGGTGGACACCCGCGCCCGCAAGGACCCGCGCGTGCTCGAGGCCGAGCGGGCCGCCGCCGCCGGCGGTTCCCGGCTGCACCTCGAGGACGTGCTCGCCGCGGTTCGCGCCGAGAAGGTGGGCGAGGTCGCCGAGGAGTTCGACGCCATCCACACCGTGGAGCGGGCGCTCCGCGTCGGCTCGCTGGACCGCGTCATCCCCGCCGGGCAGCTCCGGCCGTACCTCGTGGACGCGGTGGCGCGGGGGATCGCGCGGGCGGGGCGCTGA
- a CDS encoding sugar kinase, whose protein sequence is MRRPPLPRYNRRVSLRLAVVGHVEHVTAGRVPAVPAPGAIVHLAAPLAFPGGGGGVAFWQLVRSPAEVHLYTAIGDDAAGDAIAAELGASGAHVHAVRRSEPHTRAIAMIDPAGERTILVVGEPLHPRAEDPLPWGALAGLDAAYFTAQDPAALRAARAARLLVVAARRRPALAASGVRADVVVGSARDPREASARADYPVPPVALVLTDGARGGRIETEEGTATFEAPRSPPAGGGAYGAGDSFAAALTFFLAAGVPIAEACARAGQHGAAVLGGIDPREGQLPLALPR, encoded by the coding sequence GTGCGCCGCCCGCCGCTCCCGCGCTACAACCGGCGGGTGAGCCTCCGCCTCGCCGTCGTCGGCCACGTCGAGCACGTCACGGCGGGTCGCGTCCCCGCGGTGCCCGCGCCGGGCGCGATCGTCCACCTGGCGGCGCCGCTCGCCTTCCCCGGGGGCGGCGGGGGCGTCGCGTTCTGGCAGCTCGTTCGGAGCCCGGCGGAGGTGCACCTCTACACGGCCATCGGCGACGACGCCGCGGGCGACGCGATCGCGGCCGAGCTCGGGGCGAGCGGCGCGCACGTCCACGCGGTGCGCCGGTCCGAGCCGCACACCCGCGCCATCGCCATGATCGACCCCGCCGGCGAGCGGACGATCCTCGTCGTGGGCGAGCCGCTGCACCCCCGCGCCGAGGACCCCCTGCCCTGGGGGGCGCTCGCGGGGCTCGACGCGGCGTACTTCACGGCGCAGGATCCCGCCGCGCTCCGCGCGGCGCGCGCGGCCCGCCTCCTCGTGGTCGCCGCCCGGCGCCGGCCGGCGCTCGCGGCCTCCGGGGTCCGCGCCGACGTGGTGGTGGGCAGCGCCCGCGATCCGCGCGAGGCGAGCGCGCGCGCGGACTACCCGGTGCCGCCGGTCGCGCTGGTGCTGACGGACGGCGCGCGCGGCGGGCGCATCGAGACGGAGGAGGGGACCGCCACGTTCGAGGCGCCGCGTTCGCCGCCCGCGGGCGGCGGCGCGTACGGCGCGGGGGACAGCTTCGCCGCGGCGCTCACGTTCTTCCTGGCCGCGGGCGTGCCGATCGCGGAGGCGTGCGCGCGCGCAGGCCAGCACGGCGCGGCGGTGCTCGGCGGGATCGATCCGCGCGAGGGGCAGCTGCCGCTCGCGCTGCCGCGCTGA
- a CDS encoding DEAD/DEAH box helicase, whose protein sequence is MNTFSSVGAHPALLPALDRRGYLEPTSVQAAVLEPAHRGQDLLVSSRTGSGKTVAFGLALAETLLGDADAFGEAGPPGALVVAPTRELAVQVQRELAWLFADAGGRVASCVGGMDPRREARALAEGTHVVVGTPGRLVDHLERGALDLSALRALVLDEADEMLDMGFREELEKLLGAAPPDRRTVLFSATLPRPILELAKRYTRDASRIAATPAGEAHADIAYRAHVVAPREREHAVVNVLREAEPPSALVFRATREAVQHTAVSLGERGFEVVAISGELTQAERTRALKSLRDGRARVLVATDVAARGLDLPGIALVLHADLPRDAEALQHRSGRTGRAGRKGVAVLLAAPPERYRLERMLRDAGVRAEWTPVPTAEAIRAGDAERLAADVVALAGDAAEEDLAAARRLAESRSALELAVALVRRDRSRRPAPEELPETARAAREVPARAEKRAPRAGPPANAVWFRLSLGRARQADPRWVLPLLCRRGGVTRDEIGKIVIQPEETRFEVAADAAQRFLRAARRPDPRMPDARIELLGTNPRAGEPRHAPRPVRAEGARRHERADGEPAPPRRSAPAAKRRGPR, encoded by the coding sequence GTGAACACCTTTAGCTCCGTCGGGGCGCACCCCGCGCTCCTCCCCGCTCTCGACCGCCGCGGTTACCTCGAGCCGACGTCCGTCCAGGCCGCCGTCCTCGAGCCCGCGCACCGCGGCCAGGACCTGCTGGTCTCGTCACGCACCGGCTCGGGCAAGACCGTCGCGTTCGGGCTCGCCCTGGCGGAGACGCTGCTCGGCGACGCCGACGCCTTCGGCGAGGCAGGCCCGCCTGGCGCGCTGGTCGTGGCGCCCACGCGAGAGCTCGCGGTCCAGGTCCAGCGCGAGCTGGCCTGGCTCTTCGCGGACGCGGGTGGGCGCGTGGCCTCGTGCGTGGGCGGGATGGACCCGCGCCGCGAGGCGCGCGCCCTCGCCGAGGGGACCCACGTCGTGGTGGGCACGCCCGGGCGCCTCGTCGATCACCTCGAGCGCGGCGCGCTCGACCTCTCGGCCCTCCGCGCCCTCGTCCTCGACGAGGCGGACGAGATGCTCGACATGGGGTTCCGGGAGGAGCTCGAGAAGCTCCTCGGGGCCGCGCCGCCGGATCGCCGGACCGTGCTCTTCTCGGCGACCCTGCCGAGGCCGATCCTCGAGCTCGCGAAGCGCTACACGCGCGACGCGTCGCGCATCGCCGCCACGCCCGCCGGCGAGGCGCACGCCGACATCGCCTACCGGGCGCACGTCGTCGCGCCCAGGGAGCGGGAGCACGCGGTGGTGAACGTGCTGCGCGAGGCGGAGCCTCCGAGCGCCCTCGTCTTCCGCGCGACGCGCGAGGCGGTGCAGCACACCGCCGTGAGCCTGGGCGAGCGGGGCTTCGAGGTGGTCGCCATCTCCGGCGAGCTCACCCAGGCGGAGCGGACGCGGGCGCTCAAGTCGCTGCGCGACGGCCGCGCCCGCGTCCTGGTCGCGACGGACGTCGCCGCGCGCGGGCTGGACCTCCCCGGCATCGCCCTCGTGCTGCACGCCGACCTGCCCCGCGACGCGGAGGCGCTGCAGCACCGCAGCGGCCGCACCGGCCGGGCGGGGCGGAAGGGCGTCGCCGTCCTCCTCGCCGCGCCGCCCGAGCGCTACCGGCTCGAGCGGATGCTCCGCGACGCGGGGGTGCGCGCCGAGTGGACGCCGGTGCCGACCGCCGAGGCCATCCGCGCGGGCGACGCCGAGCGGCTCGCCGCGGACGTGGTCGCGCTCGCCGGAGACGCCGCGGAGGAGGATCTCGCGGCGGCGCGGCGGCTCGCCGAGAGCCGCTCCGCGCTCGAGCTGGCGGTCGCGCTCGTGCGGCGCGATCGGTCGCGGCGCCCCGCCCCCGAGGAGCTGCCCGAGACGGCACGCGCCGCCCGCGAGGTGCCGGCGCGCGCCGAGAAGCGCGCGCCGCGCGCCGGGCCGCCCGCGAACGCGGTGTGGTTCCGGCTCTCCCTCGGCCGCGCGCGGCAGGCAGATCCGCGCTGGGTGCTGCCGCTCCTCTGCCGGCGCGGCGGCGTGACCCGCGACGAGATCGGGAAGATCGTCATCCAGCCCGAGGAGACGCGCTTCGAGGTCGCCGCCGACGCGGCCCAGCGCTTCCTCCGCGCCGCGCGGCGGCCCGACCCGCGCATGCCCGACGCGCGGATCGAGCTCCTGGGCACGAACCCGCGCGCCGGCGAGCCGCGGCACGCCCCGCGTCCGGTCCGGGCGGAGGGGGCGCGGCGTCACGAGCGCGCGGACGGGGAGCCGGCGCCGCCGCGGCGGAGCGCGCCGGCCGCCAAGCGGCGCGGGCCGAGGTAG
- a CDS encoding c-type cytochrome produces the protein MKKRIVPVTLGGAAILLAALVLGRASAQAGGDVARGKYLVTVGGCNDCHTPWKLGQNGPEPDMTRLLSGHPEQLTMPPAPTLAKGPWMTTVAGSMTAWAGPWGVSFTANLTPDPETGLGKWTEKDFIDTLRSGRHLGRGRAILPPMPWQNYGTMTDDDLRAVFAYLRSIPAIRNRVPEPRPPAVAAAQGKPAR, from the coding sequence ATGAAGAAGCGCATCGTCCCCGTCACCCTCGGCGGCGCCGCCATCCTGCTCGCAGCGCTCGTCCTCGGCCGCGCGAGCGCGCAGGCGGGCGGTGACGTCGCCCGCGGCAAGTACCTCGTCACCGTCGGTGGCTGCAACGACTGCCACACGCCGTGGAAGCTCGGGCAGAACGGTCCGGAGCCGGACATGACGCGGCTGCTGTCCGGGCACCCGGAGCAGCTGACGATGCCCCCCGCGCCGACGCTGGCGAAGGGGCCCTGGATGACCACGGTGGCGGGCTCGATGACGGCGTGGGCCGGCCCCTGGGGGGTCAGCTTCACGGCGAACCTGACCCCGGACCCCGAGACCGGGCTCGGCAAGTGGACGGAGAAGGACTTCATCGACACGCTTCGATCCGGCCGTCACCTCGGCCGCGGGCGGGCCATCCTCCCGCCGATGCCGTGGCAGAACTACGGCACGATGACCGATGACGACCTGCGCGCGGTGTTCGCCTACCTGCGGTCGATCCCGGCGATCCGCAACCGCGTCCCCGAGCCCCGCCCGCCCGCCGTCGCCGCAGCGCAGGGGAAGCCGGCGCGGTGA